AACTGACGAGAAGACCGTAACCTCGCGCCTAATCGCTTCACCGTCCTCTGTTTTGTCTGGCTGTGATGAGACGTCCGGTCTGTCCGACACCGTGACGGTAGCTCCCGGTTCGAGGATGACGGTGCCCTCGACTGATACCGTTCCACCCTCTTTGATCCCGACTGTCGCTGACGGATCTATGCCGACCAGAGCACCCGGTTTCAGGGCAACCGACCCCTCCTTCATCTCGACGACTCCGTCTTTCATCGTGACCTGGCCGCTTGTCTCGACCTTGATCGGGGGCATGTCAGCAAGCGCCTGTTTGAGCGCGTCGGGGTCAACGCCTTGGTTCCAGGCCCAGATCATGGCCGCAAGACCGAGCCCCACTGCACCCACGACGGCAGCCGAACCGAATAGGACGTTGCGCGTGGTAAGTGAACGCAGATGGTTCGCGCGGTTGGCCGATTCCTGGGCCAGATTGCGCGTCAGCGTGATATCGTTCTCATACATTGGGATTTCTCCATTCAGACGGTCGCGAGCCGCTGGCGCCGTTCGTGCACCTCGTTATGGACGAGGTCGCGAAGGTGTTGGGCTATGGTGCCATCCTTCTCTTCGATCGAGAGGGTGGCGTTGATTTTCTCTTCGCGTTTGCGGACTGGCTCATAAGCTGACATCGCGAGGAGCGACGAGGCCACAGAGACAAAGATCGCCGGGAAGAAGACAAACAGACGCAGAAACCAGTGAACTTCTCCGTCCATCACATTGGTCGGATCCTTCCCGAACACCATGGCCGTGAAGGAGTGCAACTGGCTGTCGTTAACGGCGTCACGGTGATCTCTTTCTCGGGTTGTGACCACCGCTTTCTGGTCGGCAACCGCCTGTTCGAATTCGGCGGTCTTCTCACCGGCCGCGTTGCGTTTAGTTACGGCTTCTTCGCGCAGCCCGCGCAGCCCCTCCATCTGCTCAACGATGGCCTTTCCCTCCCATGGCACCGGCACGTATTTGGTCCGCGTCTCTTTGCGGTAGCCAGTAGTTTTACCACGCTTGTTGTGGATCGGGACTTTGACGGTGATCACGATCTTTCTGGCCGGCGGCGGTGGGCCGATGGTATCCAGATTGTCGTTCAGCTTCTTGATTTGTTCGTCGAGCGACTTGATCTGCTCGTCGAATGGACCTTCTGCAGTTTGGGCGTTGTCACGCTGTGCGATGACCTTGCTGAGTTCGGCTCGCGCAATCTCAAGGCTGGTCGCAGCCTTCTGAACCTCTCGCAGACGGGGGTGGAACATTTGCTCGGCAACCTGGCTCATCGACTTCACGGTGATGCCACATGCCATCAGAATCCCGAGCAGGAGAAAGCCGCGCATGATCCACGAGTTGGCAGTTCGAAAGCCGTGGACGAGAGGCAGGCGCACTGCCTCTGCAACACAAAAGGCGACGGTCGCGATGACCGCGATCCACCATGCTTCCGAATGGCCGGACAGGGAAAAATTCCAGCCACCGATCTGGGCGACCACTATTGATGACGGTCGATCGTCCGCGTAGCGGTTGGCAAACTGGATGCCCGCTGCCAGCGATGATCCGATGATGGCGACCTCGACGATGTAGGCAACCCCGAGAGCTTTCCAGTTTATGAGCCAGCCGCGCCTGGAATCGCGTATGGCGTTGAACATCCGCCGGCCACGCCGGGCCTTTCTGTAACTGGTGACAGCAGTCATTATCTGAAACCTTTCAAATCTAGCCATTGAGGCGGGCGTCAGGTCCACACCACGTTTGCAGTCGCTGCAGCTTGGCCGCACTTCCGGGTTTGTAGCGTTGAGCGAAGCCCTCGCGGACGAGAGTTTCGCCGATATCGATATCGCCCACGAACACCTTGGCGAGCGTCCGACGGTATCGATCCTCCCCATCGCGCTCGATGCGGACTTCGCCGCGGTTGAGCAGCTCACGCAGGCGCTGCTTCGCCTTGAGCCCAAGCACGAGTTCGTTCTCACAGCGGGAGTGAAATGTCTCTGGCGTATCGATCGATAGAATCCGGATGCGTTCGCGGCCGATGGCAATGGTGTCACCGTCGATGATGACGATGTTCGACGCAGCTGACGGAACCGACGTCTTCGACGAGGGCGCTTCGGCCATCGGCATCGGATTGGCGAATAACATCCTCGACGAGGGCGCGCGTGCGTCCATTGCGGCTCCCTGGGATTTCGAGGTAACCCGCATTTCCATTTCCTCGGGCACCTTGAGCACGGGCATATCTCGCAACGGCACGTCGAGTACCGTCTTCTGCGCCGGCAATACGGCGAACTGGCGTTCATTCAGTTGATGGAATATTGCGAAGCTTCCGATCACCAGGGCAACAAGCCCGGGAAGCGCTGGCGCCGCGATGATCCCAATCCAGAGCCTGATTGCTCGTGTCCTAAGATGAAGACTGCGCCTCTTTCCTTGGGGAGCTGCGAAAATTTCTCCGGATCGGAAGGCGACGATCGCCGCCTGGATCGCGCGTGCCCTGGCCTCGGCGCGAGGCGCAGGCACCGCGGCGCTCCTCAGGATATCGAATTCGTCTTTTGCCATGATCACACTTCCTCAAGCGAGCGCATCGCCCGCCTCAGTCGTTTCTTGGCTTCGTGAATGTGCCAGGAAATCGTTGCTTCCGCGCAAGCCATCATTTTGGCTGCCGCCGAATGGCTTAGGCCCTCGCTGTAGACCAGAAGCACGGCCTCGCGCTGTTTGTCGGGGAGCTGGCGGATGGCCGCCCAGAGCGCCTCGTTGCGATCGTCGGCCGCATGCAGCTCGGCACGTATCAGCACGCCATAAG
This genomic stretch from Nordella sp. HKS 07 harbors:
- a CDS encoding thermonuclease family protein, whose protein sequence is MIGSFAIFHQLNERQFAVLPAQKTVLDVPLRDMPVLKVPEEMEMRVTSKSQGAAMDARAPSSRMLFANPMPMAEAPSSKTSVPSAASNIVIIDGDTIAIGRERIRILSIDTPETFHSRCENELVLGLKAKQRLRELLNRGEVRIERDGEDRYRRTLAKVFVGDIDIGETLVREGFAQRYKPGSAAKLQRLQTWCGPDARLNG